Proteins co-encoded in one Nicotiana sylvestris chromosome 7, ASM39365v2, whole genome shotgun sequence genomic window:
- the LOC104235051 gene encoding xyloglucan endotransglucosylase protein 6, protein MVSFPMEFKWVFLGISLMLVGLVSSSRFEELYQPSWATDHLTNEGEILRMKLDNLSGAGFSSKNKYMFGKVTVQIKLVEGDSAGTVTAFYMSSEGPTHNEFDFEFLGNTTGEPYSVQTNVYVNGVGNREQRLNLWFDPSNEFHSYSILWNQHRVVFLVDETPVRVHSNLEHKGIPFPKDQAMGVYSSIWNADDWATQGGRVKTDWSHAPFIASYRGFEIDGCECPATVAAAENSKRCSSSAEKRYWWDEPTMSELSLHQSHQLIWVRANHMVYDYCTDTARFPVAPVECQHHQHKTRN, encoded by the exons ATGGTGTCTTTTCCTATGGAATTTAAGTGGGTTTTCTTGGGTATTTCTCTAATGTTGGTTGGTTTGGTTAGCTCCTCAAGATTTGAGGAACTATATCAGCCCAGCTGGGCAACAGACCATTTGACAAATGAAGGAGAAATTCTCAGGATGAAATTGGACAACCTTTCTG GTGCTGGATTTTCATCAAAGAACAAGTATATGTTTGGGAAAGTTACTGTTCAGATTAAGCTTGTAGAGGGTGACTCTGCTGGAACTGTCACTGCTTTCTAC ATGTCATCAGAGGGACCAACCCACAATGAGTTTGATTTTGAGTTTCTAGGCAACACTACTGGTGAACCATACTCTGTACAAACCAATGTGTACGTAAATGGCGTGGGTAACAGAGAACAAAGATTAAACCTTTGGTTCGACCCATCCAATGAATTCCACTCCTATTCCATCTTGTGGAACCAACACCGAGTTGT ATTTTTAGTAGATGAAACACCAGTTCGTGTGCATTCGAATTTGGAGCACAAGGGAATCCCATTTCCAAAGGACCAAGCCATGGGTGTGTACAGTTCAATATGGAATGCAGATGATTGGGCTACACAAGGCGGAAGGGTCAAGACTGATTGGTCACATGCACCCTTTATTGCATCCTACAGAGGATTTGAGATTGATGGCTGTGAATGTCCAGCAACTGTTGCAGCTGCTGAGAATTCTAAGCGGTGCAGCAGCAGTGCTGAGAAAAGGTATTGGTGGGACGAACCAACAATGTCTGAGCTGAGTCTGCACCAGAGCCATCAGTTGATTTGGGTCAGGGCTAACCATATGGTCTATGATTATTGCACAGACACTGCTAGGTTCCCTGTTGCTCCGGTTGAGTGCCAGCACCACCAGCACAAGACTCGCAACTAG